A stretch of Bradyrhizobium sp. AZCC 2262 DNA encodes these proteins:
- a CDS encoding L,D-transpeptidase family protein: MRSRGVNPECRQKRLRTACLAVAGLAVLIAAGNDASARSGRSERPIESIQSRSAGEPTMAIVSLRSQRITIYDSKGWILRAPVSSGTKGRETPAGIFSVIQKVEEHYSNLYDDAFMPHMQRITWSGIALHGGVLPGRPASHGCIRLPFDFAERLFDETTMGMRVIVAPGDVAPVEIAHPLLFQPKPGAAALAASRTAEAQEAARKATEARIAAGTALRDATQAKVPVRAAENLKRRAEAQLAAAETKLGSGISAEAKEQAEDAKAQAVAKIAELQLQWDVANVDMQLRLDAATSAREAAAAAETARVKAAEAARQIARELQPISVLISRKTQRLYVRQALASVFEGPVTIADPDRPIGTHVFTAIERTTDDANLRWSVVSLRGGRPPNGAVEPPDRARGSSGRDLEPAPADPDSAKAALDRITIPQDVLDRIGNITPRSSLIVTDEALSSETGKGTEFVVLLSGEPQGGIKRRRRSPGSYAHSRTFWRSPFGSPFTW, translated from the coding sequence ATGAGGTCTCGTGGCGTAAATCCGGAGTGCAGGCAGAAGCGGCTGCGGACCGCATGTCTTGCCGTTGCGGGTCTGGCCGTGCTGATCGCGGCGGGGAACGATGCGAGCGCCAGAAGCGGCCGGAGCGAACGCCCGATCGAGTCCATTCAGTCGCGCAGCGCCGGCGAGCCGACCATGGCCATCGTTTCGCTCCGCAGCCAGCGGATCACCATCTACGATTCCAAGGGATGGATCCTGCGGGCGCCGGTATCGAGCGGTACCAAGGGACGCGAGACCCCCGCCGGCATCTTCAGCGTCATCCAGAAGGTCGAGGAGCATTACTCGAACCTCTATGACGACGCCTTCATGCCGCACATGCAACGCATCACCTGGTCGGGCATCGCGCTCCATGGCGGCGTCCTGCCCGGGCGTCCGGCGTCCCATGGCTGTATCCGCCTGCCCTTCGACTTCGCCGAACGCCTGTTCGACGAGACCACGATGGGCATGCGGGTGATCGTGGCGCCGGGCGACGTGGCGCCCGTTGAGATCGCTCATCCGCTTCTGTTCCAACCGAAGCCCGGCGCCGCCGCCCTGGCCGCCTCCCGTACCGCGGAAGCGCAAGAGGCGGCGAGGAAAGCGACCGAGGCGCGAATAGCCGCCGGGACGGCCTTGCGGGACGCCACGCAGGCCAAGGTGCCGGTTCGCGCGGCGGAAAATCTGAAGCGCAGAGCCGAGGCGCAATTGGCGGCCGCCGAGACCAAGCTTGGCTCCGGCATCTCGGCGGAAGCAAAAGAGCAGGCTGAGGACGCCAAGGCGCAGGCGGTCGCCAAAATCGCCGAGCTGCAGCTGCAATGGGACGTCGCCAACGTGGATATGCAACTGAGGCTCGATGCCGCCACGTCCGCGCGTGAAGCCGCCGCCGCGGCGGAGACCGCGCGGGTCAAGGCAGCCGAGGCGGCCCGCCAGATCGCGCGCGAACTCCAGCCGATATCGGTGTTGATCAGCCGCAAGACCCAGCGGCTTTATGTCCGGCAAGCCCTTGCGTCCGTCTTTGAAGGTCCGGTCACGATCGCAGATCCCGATCGTCCCATCGGCACGCATGTCTTCACCGCCATCGAGCGCACGACCGACGACGCCAACTTGCGATGGAGCGTCGTCTCATTGCGCGGTGGACGTCCGCCAAATGGCGCGGTTGAGCCGCCAGACCGGGCGCGCGGGAGTAGCGGCCGCGACCTTGAGCCGGCGCCTGCGGACCCGGACAGCGCAAAGGCCGCGCTCGACCGCATCACCATTCCGCAGGACGTACTGGATCGCATCGGTAACATTACGCCGCGATCTTCCCTGATCGTCACGGACGAGGCGTTGAGTTCGGAAACCGGCAAGGGAACGGAATTCGTGGTGCTGTTGAGCGGCGAGCCGCAAGGCGGCATCAAGCGGCGGCGACGCAGTCCGGGGAGCTACGCGCACTCGCGCACGTTCTGGCGCTCGCCTTTCGGAAGTCCGTTCACCTGGTAA
- a CDS encoding catalase: MPRFPSGVATPASIIDALKAAAGLRPGTRASFAWGRCVRGTYVPSDQAREITKSRSFTKPSRVLARFSLDDGNPAAANTELLLRGFSFRLGSDGQRSDIFTQSAPVHFARTLDQMLAFLAARILGPDGEPDWEKVEAFSASNPETLHQADYIAAHPLPASLAGTTYWGVHAFPATNSKGETRFIKFKVMPVGEEGRQTANETTAKPPDLLHGDIDSRIVARDIRFSVMALLDRPGDPVMDVTIRWPDENAREALRLGTIVVTGVETNDVCDDAVFNPANLAEGIGRPPDEMFAARCAAYAISQTRRR; this comes from the coding sequence CTGCCCAGGTTTCCCAGCGGTGTTGCCACACCGGCATCCATTATCGACGCGCTGAAGGCTGCAGCCGGTCTGCGGCCAGGGACTCGCGCGAGCTTCGCCTGGGGCCGATGCGTTCGGGGTACCTACGTCCCCTCCGATCAGGCCCGGGAGATCACGAAATCCCGCAGCTTCACCAAGCCATCGCGCGTGCTGGCGCGCTTCTCATTGGACGACGGCAATCCGGCGGCGGCCAACACGGAACTCCTGCTGCGCGGCTTCAGCTTCCGGCTCGGCAGCGACGGTCAGCGCTCGGACATTTTCACGCAAAGCGCCCCGGTTCATTTTGCCAGGACGCTCGATCAGATGCTGGCTTTCCTTGCGGCACGCATTCTAGGACCGGACGGCGAGCCGGATTGGGAGAAGGTCGAGGCATTCTCCGCCAGCAATCCTGAAACGCTGCATCAGGCGGACTACATCGCTGCGCATCCGTTGCCCGCAAGTCTTGCCGGCACGACCTATTGGGGGGTGCACGCATTTCCCGCCACGAATTCAAAAGGCGAGACACGGTTCATCAAGTTCAAGGTCATGCCGGTCGGCGAAGAAGGCCGGCAGACCGCGAACGAGACGACCGCGAAGCCTCCCGACCTCCTGCACGGTGACATCGACTCCCGGATCGTCGCCCGCGACATCAGGTTCAGCGTGATGGCGCTGCTCGACCGTCCCGGCGACCCCGTCATGGATGTCACCATCCGGTGGCCTGACGAGAACGCGCGCGAAGCTTTGCGGCTGGGAACGATCGTGGTCACCGGCGTCGAAACAAACGATGTGTGCGACGACGCCGTTTTCAATCCGGCCAACCTTGCCGAAGGCATCGGGCGTCCGCCGGACGAGATGTTTGCGGCGCGCTGCGCCGCCTACGCGATCTCGCAGACCAGACGTCGCTGA
- a CDS encoding response regulator gives MPRVLIADDEDSMRSLVARAIAMDGHETVTAEDGAEALDILTREHCAFDLLLTDIQMPVMDGIALALTAARDFPKLKILLMTGFAAQRERASGLNAIVHDVVTKPFSVHDIRTAVADALAARKAG, from the coding sequence ATGCCACGCGTGCTGATTGCCGATGACGAGGATTCCATGCGCTCGCTGGTGGCGCGCGCCATCGCCATGGACGGCCACGAGACCGTCACCGCCGAGGACGGCGCCGAAGCGCTCGATATCCTGACCCGCGAACACTGCGCGTTCGACCTGCTGTTGACCGACATCCAGATGCCCGTAATGGACGGCATCGCACTGGCGCTGACGGCGGCGCGCGATTTTCCCAAGCTGAAGATCCTGTTGATGACGGGCTTCGCCGCCCAGCGCGAACGCGCCTCCGGCCTCAACGCCATCGTGCATGACGTGGTGACGAAACCGTTTTCCGTGCACGATATCCGTACCGCCGTGGCGGACGCGCTGGCGGCGAGGAAAGCGGGGTAA
- the ftsE gene encoding cell division ATP-binding protein FtsE yields MVRFENVGLRYGLGPEILRDLTFLIPAHSFQFLTGPSGAGKTSLLRLLFLSIRPTRGLVNLFGQDVSLLGKDQVANMRQKIGIVLQDFRLLDHMTTYENVALPFRVMGRDESSYRREVIDLLKWVGLGERMDALPPILSGGEKQRAAIARAVISRPQLLLADEPTGSVDPTLGRRLLRLFIELNRLGTAVIIATHDITLMDQYEARRMVLHQGRLHIYE; encoded by the coding sequence TTGGTTCGGTTCGAAAATGTCGGTTTGCGGTACGGGCTCGGCCCGGAGATTCTGCGCGACCTTACTTTCCTGATTCCGGCGCATTCCTTCCAGTTTCTCACCGGCCCCTCGGGCGCGGGCAAGACCTCGCTGCTGCGGCTGTTGTTTCTGTCAATTCGACCGACCCGTGGCCTCGTCAACCTGTTCGGCCAGGACGTCTCGCTGCTCGGCAAGGATCAGGTGGCGAACATGCGCCAGAAGATCGGCATCGTGCTGCAGGATTTTCGCCTGCTCGACCACATGACGACCTATGAGAACGTGGCGCTGCCGTTCCGCGTGATGGGCCGCGACGAATCCAGCTACCGCCGCGAGGTGATCGACCTCCTGAAATGGGTCGGCCTCGGCGAGCGCATGGATGCGCTGCCGCCGATCCTGTCGGGCGGTGAGAAGCAGCGCGCCGCGATTGCGCGCGCGGTGATCTCGCGGCCGCAACTGCTGCTGGCGGACGAGCCGACCGGCAGCGTCGACCCGACGCTCGGCCGGCGCCTGCTGCGGCTGTTCATCGAACTGAACCGGCTGGGCACCGCCGTCATCATCGCGACCCACGACATCACGCTGATGGACCAGTACGAGGCGCGGCGGATGGTGCTGCATCAGGGACGGCTGCACATCTATGAGTAG
- a CDS encoding YdcF family protein: MGLQHDDSTPRARAARPRGWLRAAIVGAMAILFVGAAVGFIAFLSQLRGVEIKPARNADGIVVLTGGSSRVSDAMELLAGGYGKRLLISGVHPTNAVSDISRSLPDNQSLLLRCCVDLDRSAVNTRSNAAETRRWARERGFKSLIVVTSNYHMPRAIVELSHAMPDVTLIPFVVVGDRWRDEPWWTSGATLRLLLSEYAKYVAAEVRVWLAGAGIDLAPEFSDQPAPAPRRPATAQAN, translated from the coding sequence ATGGGTTTGCAGCACGACGACAGCACGCCGAGGGCACGGGCCGCGCGGCCGCGCGGATGGCTGCGCGCGGCCATCGTCGGGGCCATGGCGATCCTGTTCGTCGGCGCGGCCGTTGGCTTCATCGCCTTTCTCTCGCAATTGCGCGGCGTCGAAATCAAGCCGGCGCGCAACGCCGACGGGATCGTGGTGCTCACCGGCGGCTCGTCGCGGGTGTCGGATGCGATGGAATTGCTGGCCGGCGGCTACGGCAAGCGGCTGTTGATTTCGGGCGTGCATCCGACCAACGCGGTGAGCGATATTTCGCGCTCGCTGCCCGACAACCAGTCGCTGCTGTTGCGCTGCTGCGTCGATCTCGACCGCTCCGCCGTCAACACGCGCAGCAATGCCGCGGAGACGCGGCGCTGGGCCCGCGAGCGCGGCTTCAAATCGCTGATCGTGGTGACGTCGAACTACCACATGCCGCGCGCCATCGTTGAATTGTCGCATGCGATGCCTGATGTCACGCTGATTCCGTTCGTGGTGGTCGGCGACCGATGGCGCGACGAGCCGTGGTGGACCAGCGGTGCGACGCTGCGTCTGTTGCTGTCGGAATACGCGAAATATGTTGCCGCCGAGGTGCGCGTGTGGCTGGCCGGCGCCGGCATCGACCTGGCGCCCGAATTTTCCGATCAGCCCGCGCCGGCGCCGCGCCGGCCGGCGACGGCGCAGGCCAACTAG
- a CDS encoding MJ0042-type zinc finger domain-containing protein, which yields MHIVCPHCTTSYAINPATLGPGGRTVRCSRCKETWQARPEDAIEMAAAMPAAMPGSGQSAPPAPNDAAAEWEALAREEEGQDAPVVESPSISAGWPAEGEGSQPGGDSDWPSAARQDVEDHEEITTHRQRLARLFRLPSLPRIPFIPSVGLPTACAAMGALILALMIWRADVVRLLPQTATFYTMVGLEVNLRGLAFKDIKVGNETVDGKPVLVIEGMIVAQTKNPVELPRLRFSVRDAQGTEIYAWNAVLEQPVLKPGERAYFKSRLASPPPEGRNIDVRFFNKRDLAGHA from the coding sequence ATGCATATCGTTTGCCCTCATTGTACAACATCTTACGCCATCAATCCGGCCACCCTGGGACCCGGCGGGCGGACCGTCCGCTGCTCGCGCTGCAAGGAAACCTGGCAGGCGCGGCCCGAAGACGCGATCGAAATGGCGGCCGCCATGCCCGCGGCCATGCCAGGTTCGGGGCAATCGGCCCCGCCGGCGCCGAACGATGCCGCGGCCGAATGGGAAGCGCTGGCGCGCGAGGAAGAAGGACAGGACGCCCCTGTTGTCGAGAGCCCCTCGATTTCGGCCGGCTGGCCGGCCGAGGGCGAAGGTTCGCAACCAGGCGGCGACAGCGACTGGCCGTCGGCCGCCCGGCAGGATGTGGAGGACCATGAGGAGATCACCACGCACCGCCAGCGGCTGGCCCGCCTTTTTCGGCTGCCGTCCCTGCCCCGCATCCCCTTCATACCCTCCGTCGGTCTGCCGACCGCCTGCGCCGCGATGGGCGCGCTGATCCTGGCGCTGATGATCTGGCGCGCCGACGTCGTGCGGCTGTTGCCGCAAACTGCGACGTTCTACACGATGGTCGGGCTGGAAGTGAACCTGCGCGGGCTGGCGTTCAAGGACATCAAGGTCGGCAACGAAACCGTGGACGGCAAGCCGGTGCTGGTCATCGAAGGCATGATCGTCGCCCAGACCAAAAACCCGGTCGAATTGCCGCGGCTGCGCTTTTCCGTCCGCGACGCGCAAGGCACGGAAATCTACGCCTGGAACGCGGTGCTCGAGCAGCCGGTGCTCAAACCCGGCGAGCGCGCCTACTTCAAGTCGCGGCTGGCCTCGCCGCCGCCCGAAGGCCGCAATATTGACGTACGCTTTTTCAACAAGCGGGATTTGGCCGGCCACGCCTGA
- a CDS encoding TIGR02302 family protein codes for MSGAPSDPTKSAREPDAVARLQLTQALQRAQYAIAWERAWPGFARILSVVGLFLVVSWAGLWLALPFLARAIGIGLFILLTLAALFPLARFRWPTREEALSRLDRGTGIRHRPATALTDTLQSQDPFAQALWREQRERTLASIKRIRAGLPSPRLPIHDPWALRALVIVMLAAAYVAAGDERTLRVAAAFDWNGVLAPANVRVDAWVTPPVYTGKPPVILSAARDAASPDSAAPLPVPSGSTLLVRSSGGTIDVVVGGGVTEVAPSEQAPKGTNERHFKIAGDGTAHVRAPSGQPLWRFVATPDRAPTISLAKDPERQARGSLQMSYKLEDDYGVTEARAQFAARNPDAAKETNKEASKDGKSKEADKTEPRPLFEPPQFALVLPNARTRNGVGQTVKDLSEDPYAGADVTLTLTAKDEAGNEGKSEPFNMRLPERLFTKPLARALIEQRRILALDASQNAQVFTALDALMIAPELFTPEAGHYLGLYSVSRQLEAARTDDALREVVASLWALAVTIEDGNISDVDKALRAAQEALKQALERGATDEEIKKLTDNLRAALDNFLRQLAEQFRNNPQQLARPLDPNTKMLSQQDLKSMLDRLERMSRSGDKEAAKQLLEQLQQMLENLQMAQPGQGGDDMEQALNELGDMIRKQQQLRDKTYKQGQDSRRDRSRGKQGDQSMGDLQQDQQGLRDRLKKLQEELAKRGMGPGQRGQQGQQGQRGEQGQGQQGQGGDQGDGEDGLDQADSAMGDATGRLGEGNADGAVDSQGRALEALRKGAQSLAEAMQQGDGDQPGDGPGNPRGRQQGAANSTDPLGRPMRNNEFTDDYTVKIPGEIDVQRVRRILEELRRRLADPSRPQIELDYIERLLKDY; via the coding sequence TTGAGCGGCGCTCCCTCTGACCCCACGAAATCTGCGCGCGAGCCGGATGCCGTCGCGCGGCTTCAGCTGACGCAGGCCCTGCAACGGGCTCAGTATGCGATCGCATGGGAGCGTGCCTGGCCGGGCTTCGCCCGGATTTTGAGCGTCGTCGGGTTGTTTCTGGTGGTGTCCTGGGCCGGATTGTGGCTGGCGCTGCCGTTCCTGGCACGCGCGATCGGCATCGGCCTGTTCATCCTGCTAACGCTGGCGGCGTTGTTCCCGCTTGCGCGGTTTCGCTGGCCGACCCGCGAAGAGGCCTTGAGCCGGCTCGACCGCGGCACCGGCATTCGCCATCGCCCGGCGACCGCGCTGACCGATACGCTCCAGAGCCAGGACCCGTTCGCGCAGGCGCTGTGGCGGGAGCAGCGCGAGCGCACGCTGGCCTCGATCAAGCGGATTCGCGCCGGGCTGCCGTCGCCGCGGCTTCCGATCCACGATCCCTGGGCGCTGCGCGCGCTGGTCATCGTGATGCTGGCGGCCGCCTATGTCGCCGCCGGCGACGAGCGCACGCTGCGGGTAGCCGCGGCGTTCGACTGGAACGGCGTGCTGGCGCCGGCCAATGTGCGGGTCGATGCCTGGGTGACCCCGCCGGTCTATACCGGCAAGCCGCCGGTGATTCTGTCTGCCGCCAGGGATGCGGCTTCGCCCGATAGCGCAGCACCGTTGCCGGTACCTTCAGGCAGCACGCTGCTGGTGCGCTCCAGCGGCGGCACCATCGATGTCGTCGTCGGTGGTGGCGTGACCGAGGTCGCGCCGAGCGAGCAGGCGCCGAAGGGCACCAACGAACGCCATTTCAAGATCGCCGGCGACGGCACCGCGCATGTGCGCGCGCCGTCCGGCCAGCCGCTGTGGCGCTTCGTGGCCACGCCCGACCGTGCGCCGACTATTTCACTGGCCAAGGATCCGGAACGCCAGGCCCGCGGCTCGCTGCAGATGTCCTACAAGCTCGAGGACGATTACGGCGTCACCGAAGCGCGCGCGCAATTCGCCGCCCGCAACCCCGATGCGGCCAAGGAAACTAACAAGGAAGCCAGCAAGGACGGCAAGAGCAAGGAGGCCGACAAGACCGAGCCGCGGCCGCTGTTCGAGCCGCCGCAGTTTGCGCTGGTGCTGCCGAATGCGCGTACCCGCAACGGCGTCGGCCAGACGGTGAAGGACCTCAGCGAAGACCCCTATGCCGGCGCCGATGTCACGCTGACGCTCACCGCCAAGGACGAGGCCGGCAATGAGGGCAAGAGCGAGCCCTTCAACATGCGGCTGCCGGAGCGGCTGTTCACGAAGCCGCTGGCCCGCGCGCTGATCGAGCAGCGCCGTATCCTGGCGCTGGACGCCAGCCAGAATGCGCAGGTCTTTACCGCGCTCGATGCGCTGATGATTGCGCCGGAATTGTTCACGCCGGAGGCCGGCCATTATCTCGGCCTCTACAGCGTGTCGCGGCAGTTGGAGGCGGCGCGCACCGACGATGCGCTACGCGAGGTGGTTGCGAGCCTGTGGGCGCTCGCCGTCACCATCGAGGACGGCAACATTTCCGATGTCGACAAGGCGCTGCGCGCGGCGCAGGAGGCGCTCAAGCAGGCGCTGGAACGCGGCGCCACCGACGAGGAGATCAAGAAGCTCACGGACAATCTGCGCGCCGCGCTGGACAATTTCCTGCGCCAGCTCGCCGAGCAATTCCGCAACAATCCGCAGCAACTGGCCCGTCCGCTCGATCCCAACACCAAGATGCTGAGCCAGCAGGATCTCAAGAGCATGCTCGACCGGCTGGAGCGGATGTCGCGGTCCGGCGACAAGGAAGCCGCCAAGCAGTTGCTCGAGCAGCTGCAGCAGATGCTGGAGAACCTGCAGATGGCGCAGCCCGGCCAGGGCGGCGACGACATGGAGCAGGCGCTGAACGAGCTCGGCGACATGATCCGCAAGCAGCAGCAATTGCGCGACAAGACCTACAAGCAGGGCCAGGATTCCAGGCGCGACCGCTCGCGCGGCAAACAGGGCGACCAGAGCATGGGCGACCTGCAGCAGGACCAGCAGGGCCTGCGCGACCGGCTCAAGAAATTGCAGGAAGAACTCGCCAAGCGCGGCATGGGGCCGGGCCAGCGCGGCCAGCAGGGCCAGCAAGGTCAGCGCGGCGAACAGGGGCAAGGCCAGCAGGGTCAAGGCGGCGACCAGGGCGACGGCGAGGACGGGCTCGATCAGGCCGATTCGGCGATGGGCGACGCCACCGGCCGGCTCGGCGAGGGCAATGCCGACGGCGCGGTGGACTCGCAAGGCCGCGCACTGGAAGCGCTGCGCAAGGGCGCCCAGAGCCTGGCCGAAGCCATGCAGCAGGGTGACGGCGACCAGCCGGGCGACGGTCCCGGCAATCCCAGAGGCCGCCAGCAGGGCGCGGCCAACTCGACCGATCCACTGGGACGGCCGATGCGCAACAACGAATTCACCGACGACTATACAGTGAAGATCCCCGGCGAGATCGACGTCCAGCGGGTGCGCCGGATCCTCGAAGAACTGCGCCGCCGTCTCGCCGATCCGTCCCGTCCGCAGATCGAACTCGATTACATCGAGCGGCTGTTGAAGGATTATTGA
- a CDS encoding carboxymuconolactone decarboxylase family protein: protein MDQKTHDKGLEIRKAVLGEAYVNNALKNSDSFNKPFQELVTEYCWGAVWGREELPHKTRSMLNLAMISILNRPHELKAHIKGALTNGVSRDEIREIFMQVAIYAGVPAGVDSFRIAREVFAELDKS from the coding sequence ATGGACCAGAAGACACACGACAAGGGACTGGAAATTCGCAAAGCGGTGCTCGGTGAGGCCTATGTCAACAACGCGCTCAAGAACTCCGACAGCTTCAACAAGCCGTTCCAGGAACTCGTCACCGAATATTGCTGGGGCGCGGTGTGGGGGCGCGAGGAATTGCCGCACAAGACCCGCAGCATGCTCAACCTCGCCATGATCTCGATCCTGAACCGGCCGCATGAATTGAAGGCGCACATCAAGGGCGCGCTGACCAACGGCGTCAGCCGCGACGAGATCCGCGAGATCTTCATGCAGGTCGCGATCTATGCCGGCGTGCCCGCCGGCGTCGATAGTTTTCGCATCGCGCGCGAAGTGTTCGCGGAATTGGACAAGAGTTGA
- a CDS encoding cell division protein FtsX produces the protein MSRMSDEHGPLVDLGTERPQVPARARNMSPIVPRASISGRALVAVVAIMTFLASITTGTVLLVSASAAEWQSEVASEITMQVRPQAGRDLERDVTAAAEAMRTQPGIVQVKPFTKDESARLLEPWLGSGLSIEQLPVPRVIVARVQPGTTLDLAALRARVTQVAPSASVDDHRAWIERMRSMTGATVFAGIGILVLVIAATIISVSFATRGAMAANRPIVEVLHFVGAGDRYIANHFLRHFLRLGLEGGVIGGGAAMLGFGFSESIAAWFSGTPVGDQFAALLGTFSLPPSGYLALAVQAVAIAAITAWASRRTLFATLDDID, from the coding sequence ATGAGTAGGATGAGTGACGAACACGGGCCACTAGTGGACCTCGGGACCGAGCGCCCGCAGGTCCCGGCGCGCGCGCGCAACATGTCGCCGATCGTCCCGCGGGCGTCGATCTCCGGCCGCGCGCTGGTCGCCGTCGTCGCCATCATGACGTTCCTCGCGTCGATCACGACAGGCACCGTGCTGCTGGTCAGCGCATCGGCCGCGGAATGGCAGTCGGAAGTCGCCAGCGAAATCACCATGCAGGTGCGCCCGCAGGCCGGGCGCGATCTCGAACGTGACGTGACGGCGGCGGCGGAAGCGATGCGGACGCAGCCCGGCATCGTCCAGGTCAAGCCGTTCACCAAGGACGAATCGGCCAGGTTGCTGGAGCCATGGCTCGGCAGCGGGCTGTCGATCGAGCAGTTGCCGGTGCCCCGCGTCATCGTCGCGCGCGTGCAGCCCGGCACCACGCTGGACCTCGCGGCATTGCGCGCCAGGGTGACGCAGGTGGCGCCGTCGGCGAGCGTCGACGATCACCGCGCCTGGATCGAGCGCATGCGCTCGATGACCGGGGCGACGGTATTTGCCGGCATCGGCATCCTCGTGCTGGTGATCGCGGCGACGATCATCTCGGTGTCGTTCGCGACCCGCGGCGCGATGGCGGCGAACCGCCCGATCGTCGAGGTGCTGCACTTCGTCGGCGCCGGCGACCGCTATATCGCCAACCATTTCCTGCGGCATTTTCTCAGGCTCGGGCTGGAGGGCGGGGTGATCGGCGGCGGCGCCGCGATGCTGGGTTTCGGCTTCTCCGAATCGATCGCCGCCTGGTTCTCCGGCACCCCCGTCGGCGATCAGTTCGCCGCCCTGCTGGGGACGTTTTCGCTGCCGCCCTCGGGTTATCTGGCGCTCGCGGTACAGGCCGTGGCGATCGCCGCCATTACCGCCTGGGCGTCGCGGCGAACACTGTTCGCCACGCTGGACGACATCGATTGA
- a CDS encoding NAD(P)-dependent oxidoreductase has translation MEIGFIGLGKMGFPMARRLIEAKHQLTVFDTRKEATDKLVAMGAQAASSPKDIADRCETVLASLPSLQASLDVATGSGGVIEGKRVKRFVDLSTVGSQMAVRIHGLLAKSNIVQIDSPVSGGVGGAEKGTLAVMVSGPRADCETVKPALDVIGKVFFIGEKPGSAQTMKLANNFLSATAMVATSEAVVMGVKAGLDPAVMIDVINAGSGLNTASRDKFPRSVLPRSFDFGFATGLMVKDVRLALEEMKSLGLSMEVAEAVGRLWEVIIRDEGAESDFTAAIKPIEKAAGVVVGGAKGGHAAK, from the coding sequence ATGGAAATCGGATTCATCGGCCTCGGGAAAATGGGCTTCCCGATGGCGCGGCGCCTGATCGAGGCAAAGCACCAGCTCACCGTATTCGATACGCGGAAGGAAGCGACAGACAAGCTCGTCGCGATGGGCGCGCAAGCAGCCTCATCGCCTAAAGACATCGCCGACCGCTGCGAAACCGTGCTGGCGAGCCTGCCGTCGCTGCAGGCCTCACTCGATGTTGCGACCGGCTCGGGCGGCGTGATCGAGGGCAAGCGGGTAAAACGCTTCGTCGATCTTTCCACCGTCGGCTCGCAGATGGCGGTCAGAATTCACGGCCTGCTGGCGAAGAGCAACATTGTCCAGATCGACAGCCCCGTCAGCGGCGGCGTCGGCGGCGCCGAGAAGGGAACGCTGGCCGTGATGGTCTCCGGCCCGCGTGCCGACTGCGAGACGGTAAAACCCGCGCTCGACGTGATCGGAAAAGTGTTCTTCATCGGCGAAAAACCCGGCTCGGCGCAGACAATGAAACTCGCGAACAATTTCCTCTCCGCAACCGCCATGGTGGCGACGTCGGAAGCCGTGGTGATGGGCGTCAAGGCGGGGCTGGATCCGGCCGTGATGATCGACGTCATCAACGCGGGCTCCGGGCTCAATACGGCCAGCCGCGACAAGTTTCCGCGCTCGGTGCTGCCGCGCAGCTTCGATTTCGGCTTCGCGACCGGCTTGATGGTGAAGGACGTGCGGCTCGCGCTGGAGGAGATGAAATCGCTGGGGCTGTCGATGGAGGTCGCCGAAGCGGTCGGGCGCTTATGGGAAGTCATCATCCGCGACGAGGGCGCGGAGTCGGATTTCACCGCCGCCATCAAGCCGATCGAAAAGGCGGCGGGCGTCGTGGTCGGCGGCGCGAAGGGCGGCCACGCGGCGAAATAG